In Brevibacillus brevis NBRC 100599, a single genomic region encodes these proteins:
- a CDS encoding Lrp/AsnC family transcriptional regulator, translating to MLDQIDLSILALLRKNSRLQWKDIGEQVHLSGQAVGNRIRRMEQQGIIQGYTTLIDEAKIAPFLTALVTMFMTTTDHSLFTRFIKSRSEIVQAHRISGEGCYSMVVHVQDQEALNHFLDALLPFGNYRVNLSINKLK from the coding sequence ATGCTAGACCAAATTGATCTCTCCATCCTTGCCTTGCTACGCAAAAACAGCCGCTTGCAGTGGAAGGACATCGGCGAACAGGTCCATCTAAGCGGTCAAGCCGTGGGCAACCGCATTAGACGGATGGAGCAGCAAGGGATTATTCAAGGCTACACGACGCTCATTGATGAAGCTAAAATTGCCCCTTTCCTCACTGCTCTGGTCACTATGTTCATGACCACTACCGATCATTCTCTCTTCACGCGTTTTATAAAAAGTCGCAGCGAGATCGTCCAAGCACATCGCATTAGCGGAGAAGGCTGCTATTCCATGGTGGTACATGTTCAAGATCAAGAGGCCCTCAATCATTTTTTAGATGCCTTGCTTCCTTTTGGGAACTACCGTGTCAACCTATCGATTAACAAATTGAAATAG